Proteins encoded within one genomic window of Triticum aestivum cultivar Chinese Spring chromosome 2D, IWGSC CS RefSeq v2.1, whole genome shotgun sequence:
- the LOC123053830 gene encoding NAC domain-containing protein 45-like, with the protein MTQSNSSTYMHAVDGHGDKERLGFFFVRKQATAYSLVSKKATAYSLVSKKAAAYSNPCFYTTPVGFWKIRGPPSRVKHDGLTVAFKTSMDFYRGRALHGCKTQWSMFEYKLNADREDLRNLARPWMNSYVVCKVRKRDCRRDAKGGEVEAAPAAPSKAKGLWRRPAPLSGSPRGKPNSRRHIGQMDKIVVPKRDVILLDWKQKEAMGAPELEGDEPGLLLGKRKRPATF; encoded by the exons ATGACACAGTCTAATTCTTCTACGTATATGCACGCAGTTGATGGACACGGAGACAAAGAGCGACTAGGCTTCTTCTTCGTGCGCAAGCAAGCCACGGCGTACAGCCTAGTTTCAAAAAAGGCCACGGCGTACAGCCTCGTTTCAAAAAAAGCCGCGGCATACAGCAACCCGTGCTTCTACACCACCCCGGTCGGGTTCTGGAAGATCCGTGGTCCGCCGTCCCGCGTGAAGCACGACGGCCTCACCGTGGCCTTCAAGACGTCGATGGACTTCTACCGCGGCAGGGCGCTGCACGGGTGCAAGACCCAGTGGAGCATGTTCGAGTACAAGCTCAACGCGGACCGAGAAGACCTCAGGAACCTCGCCCGGCCATGG ATGAACTCCTACGTCGTGTGCAAGGTTCGCAAGAGGGACTGTCGCCGAGACGCCAAGGGCGGAGAGGTGGAGGCTGCGCCGGCGGCGCCATCCAAGGCGAAAGGGTTGTGGCGGCGCCCCGCACCGTTGTCAGGATCCCCTCGTGGGAAGCCAAACTCAAGGAGACACATCGGACAGATGGACAAGATAGTTGTGCCGAAGCGCGATGTAATACTACTAGATTGGAAGCAGAAGGAGGCGATGGGGGCTCCGGAACTAGAGGGCGACGAACCAGGCCTACTTCTTGGGAAGCGCAAGCGTCCTGCTACATTTTAG
- the LOC123053829 gene encoding uncharacterized protein has protein sequence MATISSSMPADGCSLLEAFLVILLPLLLQCLCRPLQRGRAHGKVRWEVDTFGSLDVRADGGQNPASCNSHQVFLSLGDEDSTAGRRRAPCRRHPATTSKLNCRLAMINKVQAYIARITLTTTTPSGAGVYTLVPRRHDDDIELLTREGSGDDIELLTLPCVEESTASRWRAMANRHPMISERPAYKAKPRTSTGAGGRYRSANEYLSTSDISVFQFCRNALQHELSQHYDDRISIDLSIIRHWDQLSWWCTVYGGLDSTVGISEQWDERLWQGDSSEGIPMEEEDSRDCREQISKVSNDEFFGTDEDSCLDQSSVCSDSHTNAQCSSTMTALTRSAEFLLHRPMENSTLASSTMQTQLGGNSDNDSPDWIERTFKDSTNKIFRKDEDSCPGQNIVCSDSNIVTHCSATMTTWNSTMVSSSTQLGGSSDDLTSSAVEQPSSNNDDIVDSDSMNSSITTEHSDVSDEQATETSTEVDETSSTPWWLVPGFRFRPTDKEIVLHYLKPKVLNLALPRRIEELVNIYALDADDKRLDEEDGDKERLGFFFVHKQDMAYSNGCYYTTPAGYWRIRGRPSRVREGRRTVAFKTSMDFYRGRLLHGRRTPWSMFEYKLNADRGDLRNLAQPEMNSYIMCKVRKRDSRRDAQGGEVLAAHVKSKAARLWRHPAPLPGSPSAKQNSRRRIGQMDGIVAPERDVILLARKQKEAMWAPELEGDEPGVLGKRKRPATF, from the exons ATGGCGACAATATCCAGCAGCATGCCGGCCGACGGGTGCTCGCTCCTCGAGGCGTTTTTGGTGATCCTGCTGCCGCTGCTCCTCCAGTGCCTCTGCCGGCCGCTCCAACGCGGCCGCGCCCATGGAAAAGTTCGCTGGGAGGTGGATACCTTCGGCAGCTTAGACGTTCGCGCCGACGGCGGCCAAAACCCGGCGTCGTGTAACTCCCACCAGGTGTTTCTGAGCTTGGGCGATGAGGACAGCACCGCCGGCAGAAGAAGAGCGCCGTGTCGTCGTCATCCGGCAACGACGTCGAAGCTGAATTGCCGTCTAGCGATGATCAATAAAGTACAGGCTTATATCGCCAGGATTACATTGACGACGACTACACCCAGTGGGGCGGGTGTATACACTTTGGTGCCCCGGCGACACGACGATGATATCGAACTGTTGACACGTGAGGGGTCAGGTGATGATATCGAACTGTTGACGTTGCCGTGCGTGGAGGAGAGCACCGCCAGCCGATGGCGAGCCATGGCGAACCGTCACCCGATGATATCAGAGAGACCGGCATACAAGGCAAAGCCTCGCACTTCCACTGGCGCAGGAGGGCGATATCGGTCTGCTAACGAGTACCTTTCGACGTCGGACATATCGGTGTTTCAGTTCTGCCGCAATGCCCTACAGCATGAGCTCAGTCAACATTATGACGACAGAATTTCGATCGACCTCAGTATCATACGCCATTGGGATCAACTATCGTGGTGGTGCACTGTGTACGGAGGCCTAGATTCCACCGTGGGAATTTCCGAGCAATGGGACGAACGGCTATGGCAGGGTGATTCCTCTGAGGGAATTCCCATGGAGGAGGAAGACTCACGCGATTGCAGAGAGCAGATATCCAAAGTTTCAAACGACGAATTCTTTGGAACAGACGAGGACTCATGTCTTGATCAGAGCAGTGTATGTTCCGACAGCCACACCAACGCGCAATGCAGTTCAACAATGACGGCTTTAACGAGGTCGGCAGAATTTTTGTTGCATCGACCCATGGAGAACAGTACCCTGGCATCATCGACAATGCAGACCCAGCTTGGTGGCAACAGTGACAACGATTCACCCGATTGGATAGAGCGAACATTCAAAGATTCGACCAacaaaatctttagaaaagacGAAGACTCATGTCCTGGTCAGAACATTGTGTGTTCTGATAGCAATATCGTCACGCATTGCAGCGCGACAATGACGACTTGGAACAGTACCATGGTGTCATCGTCAACACAGCTTGGTGGCAGCAGCGATGACTTGACTAGCTCGGCCGTAGAGCAACCGAGTAGCAACAACGACGACATTGTCGATTCTGATAGCATGAATAGCTCGATTACAACGGAACATAGTGATGTATCCGACGAGCAAGCAACCGAGACGTCTACTGAAGTTGATGAGACAAGTAGTACACCATGGTGGCTAGTACCAGGATTCAGATTTCGCCCCACGGACAAGGAGATCGTGCTCCACTATCTCAAGCCCAAAGTCCTGAATCTGGCGCTTCCAAGAAGAATAGAAGAGCTGGTCAATATTTATGCTCTGGACGCAGATGACAAAAGAC TTGACGAAGAAGACGGAGACAAAGAGCGACTGGGGTTCTTCTTCGTGCACAAGCAAGACATGGCGTACAGCAACGGGTGCTACTACACCACCCCGGCCGGGTACTGGAGGATCCGCGGCCGGCCGTCCCGCGTGAGGGAGGGCCGCCGCACCGTCGCCTTCAAGACGTCCATGGACTTCTACCGCGGCAGGCTGCTGCACGGGCGCAGGACCCCGTGGAGCATGTTCGAGTACAAGCTCAACGCAGACCGTGGCGACCTCAGGAACCTCGCGCAGCCAGAG ATGAACTCCTACATCATGTGCAAGGTTCGCAAGAGGGACAGTCGCCGAGACGCACAGGGCGGAGAGGTGCTGGCTGCGCACGTAAAATCCAAGGCGGCGAGGTTGTGGCGGCACCCTGCACCTTTGCCGGGATCCCCCAGTGCGAAGCAAAACTCAAGGAGACGCATCGGACAGATGGACGGTATAGTTGCGCCGGAGCGCGATGTAATACTACTAGCTCGGAAGCAGAAGGAGGCAATGTGGGCTCCAGAACTAGAGGGCGATGAACCGGGCGTACTTGGGAAGCGCAAACGTCCTGCTACGTTTTAG